A stretch of Candidatus Hydrogenedens sp. DNA encodes these proteins:
- a CDS encoding thiamine pyrophosphate-dependent enzyme — translation MKRLMFGNEAIALAALHNGITLGTGYPGTPSTEILEYFSEYGGKAQWCPNEKVALEVGIGVAFAGGNALVTMKHVGLNVASDPLFTVAYTGVEGALVIISADDPDMHSSQNEQDNRNYARSAGVMMLEPCDSQECYDFFFEAVRLSKEWELPVILRPTTRVCHSMSIVEYKEREYSPVLPIKYNPDKPGRVMIPGYARPAHRRLREKLSKIKKWNETCELNREEIKSEELGIITSGVSYLHVLEAEPNASVLKIGMCYPFPENKVRSFVQRHKRCIVIEEGDPFLVENCRYYGISVEEKPEMYRFGELNVNRVRRILKEDTSPEPLIKRGRPPRLCDGCPHRATFTLLSKMNCIVTGDIGCYTLSVLPPFQAMDSCVCMGASITVGLGLRHSLPTEEAKKVVSVIGDSTFIHSGLPGIVEMVYNPPPTGHVVIVLDNSTTAMTGMQEHPGTGKKLNHEPTNQVKIEEVAKAIGVENVVVTDRVSILEKALEEALNNNRTNLIVVRKTCALLRKKQQKNETQQIAGEKTNVATGSN, via the coding sequence ATGAAAAGATTGATGTTTGGAAATGAAGCGATTGCGTTGGCAGCATTACATAATGGAATTACATTAGGCACCGGGTATCCTGGAACTCCATCTACTGAGATTTTGGAATATTTTTCGGAGTATGGTGGTAAGGCACAATGGTGCCCGAATGAAAAAGTGGCTCTTGAAGTGGGTATAGGTGTGGCTTTTGCAGGTGGAAATGCTTTGGTAACAATGAAACATGTTGGATTAAATGTTGCCTCAGACCCTTTGTTTACGGTGGCTTATACAGGTGTTGAGGGCGCCCTTGTGATTATTTCCGCAGATGACCCTGATATGCATTCCAGTCAGAACGAGCAAGACAATCGAAATTATGCGCGTTCTGCAGGTGTAATGATGTTAGAACCCTGCGACAGTCAAGAATGTTATGATTTCTTTTTTGAGGCAGTTCGACTTTCTAAAGAATGGGAATTGCCTGTTATTCTTAGACCAACGACAAGAGTTTGTCATTCGATGTCTATTGTTGAATATAAAGAAAGAGAATACAGTCCTGTATTACCCATTAAATATAATCCGGACAAACCAGGTCGGGTGATGATTCCTGGTTATGCAAGACCTGCACATAGAAGATTAAGAGAAAAGTTATCAAAAATTAAGAAGTGGAATGAAACCTGTGAACTTAATAGGGAAGAGATTAAATCAGAAGAATTAGGAATCATAACTTCAGGTGTTTCCTATCTCCATGTTTTGGAAGCCGAACCGAATGCTTCTGTTTTGAAGATAGGAATGTGTTATCCATTTCCCGAAAATAAGGTTCGTAGCTTTGTCCAAAGGCATAAAAGATGCATAGTTATTGAAGAAGGAGACCCGTTCTTAGTTGAAAATTGCCGATATTATGGTATCTCCGTTGAAGAGAAACCGGAGATGTATCGTTTCGGAGAACTAAATGTAAATAGAGTTCGTCGCATTTTGAAAGAGGACACCTCTCCTGAACCCCTAATAAAACGGGGAAGACCTCCGAGATTATGTGATGGTTGTCCTCATAGAGCAACTTTTACTTTATTAAGTAAGATGAATTGTATTGTTACAGGAGATATAGGTTGTTATACTTTAAGTGTCCTACCTCCTTTCCAGGCTATGGATTCCTGCGTTTGTATGGGTGCGAGTATTACAGTAGGTCTTGGTTTGAGACATTCTCTGCCTACGGAAGAAGCAAAAAAGGTGGTCAGTGTCATAGGAGATAGTACATTTATCCATAGTGGTTTGCCCGGAATTGTAGAAATGGTATACAATCCACCACCCACGGGACATGTCGTTATTGTTCTTGATAATAGTACAACTGCAATGACAGGCATGCAAGAACATCCGGGGACGGGTAAAAAATTAAATCATGAACCAACAAACCAGGTGAAAATAGAGGAAGTGGCGAAGGCTATCGGGGTAGAAAATGTTGTTGTTACTGACCGTGTATCTATCCTCGAAAAAGCATTAGAAGAAGCACTTAATAATAACAGAACCAATCTTATTGTAGTAAGAAAAACATGTGCTTTATTGAGAAAAAAACAACAGAAAAATGAAACACAACAGATAGCAGGAGAAAAGACGAATGTTGCAACAGGAAGTAACTAA
- a CDS encoding indolepyruvate oxidoreductase subunit beta has protein sequence MLQQEVTNIICAGIGGTGVILSSNILANAAFLAGYDVRKSEIHGMSQRGGSVSSDVRFGKKVYSPMVPDGEADFLIVMHPDELENNLYRLKSDGIVIDISLIVGGSRDLSLLNEEKYLPVNQKNFNICLLGALSSYLNISYECWQNAIFSNLPKKVHEQNKGVFEYGMKLTESVRAK, from the coding sequence ATGTTGCAACAGGAAGTAACTAATATTATTTGCGCAGGTATTGGTGGAACGGGAGTTATATTATCATCAAATATTTTAGCAAACGCAGCTTTCCTTGCTGGTTATGATGTCCGAAAAAGTGAAATTCATGGAATGAGTCAGAGAGGTGGTTCTGTATCCAGCGATGTTCGTTTTGGTAAAAAAGTTTATAGTCCTATGGTACCTGATGGTGAAGCTGACTTCCTTATTGTTATGCATCCTGATGAGCTGGAAAATAATTTATATCGCTTAAAATCGGATGGAATTGTGATAGATATTTCTTTGATTGTTGGAGGAAGTAGAGATTTGTCGCTCCTCAATGAAGAAAAATACCTGCCAGTAAACCAAAAAAACTTTAATATATGTCTTTTAGGTGCTTTGAGCAGTTACCTAAATATTTCCTATGAATGCTGGCAAAATGCCATATTTTCAAATTTGCCTAAAAAGGTTCATGAGCAGAACAAAGGGGTATTTGAATATGGGATGAAATTAACGGAATCCGTAAGAGCAAAATAG
- a CDS encoding ROK family protein: MKSNEFIIGVDVGGTKILSIVVNNKLEIISRCRKKTKGWVKDTKPEDKIIQTIEESLEQAGNPKIIGIGIGAPGPVDPKNGIVINTPNLGWENFPVVDILSKHFAVPVVLDNDVNLGTYAEWLLGKNKEAKHVVGVFPGTGIGGGLIVNRKIVHGASGGAGEVGHMTLQIDGPLCGCGKRGCLEALASRIAITREIAGLILRGESTYLAEKVGTDIAKIRSSIIADAIDHGEKKVEDIVRKAAYLTGVAISNLINVMSPELVILGGGLIEALGKIYQEEIQRAVKEHAMPFLRKKVSIEIGKLGDDAVALGAALLCAKKNDKL; this comes from the coding sequence ATGAAATCGAATGAATTTATTATAGGTGTTGATGTTGGGGGAACAAAAATTCTATCTATTGTTGTGAACAATAAATTAGAAATTATTTCAAGATGTCGTAAAAAAACGAAAGGTTGGGTAAAAGATACAAAACCCGAGGATAAAATTATTCAAACCATAGAAGAATCCCTTGAACAAGCAGGAAATCCAAAAATCATAGGGATTGGTATTGGAGCACCCGGACCTGTAGACCCAAAAAATGGAATTGTTATAAATACTCCAAATCTTGGCTGGGAAAATTTTCCTGTTGTAGATATTCTTTCAAAACATTTTGCAGTTCCCGTTGTTTTAGATAACGATGTAAATTTAGGAACTTATGCAGAATGGCTATTGGGAAAAAATAAAGAAGCAAAACATGTTGTAGGTGTTTTTCCGGGCACAGGTATTGGCGGAGGGCTTATTGTAAACCGCAAGATTGTCCATGGAGCCAGTGGTGGTGCTGGAGAAGTAGGGCATATGACACTACAGATAGATGGTCCTCTATGTGGCTGTGGTAAAAGAGGATGTTTAGAAGCGTTAGCATCAAGAATCGCAATAACACGAGAAATCGCTGGACTAATTCTTCGTGGCGAATCAACATATCTTGCCGAAAAAGTAGGAACTGATATTGCAAAAATAAGAAGTAGTATTATTGCAGATGCCATAGACCATGGTGAAAAAAAAGTAGAGGATATTGTAAGGAAAGCGGCTTATTTAACCGGTGTGGCTATATCAAATCTCATAAATGTAATGAGTCCAGAATTAGTTATATTAGGTGGAGGTCTGATAGAAGCATTAGGAAAAATATACCAAGAGGAAATTCAACGAGCTGTTAAAGAGCATGCTATGCCATTTTTAAGAAAAAAAGTATCAATAGAAATAGGAAAATTAGGAGACGATGCCGTAGCATTAGGTGCCGCTCTTTTGTGTGCAAAAAAGAATGATAAACTATAA